Proteins from a single region of Felis catus isolate Fca126 chromosome B4, F.catus_Fca126_mat1.0, whole genome shotgun sequence:
- the LOC123378960 gene encoding formin-like protein 1 → MTLKSAVRANDIRDMKHFRQGRRRRLTHVLNGVSESPAQGHVCGREARRLGGGQQPSQGCGTLGAARPGPPLALRSRAGSGRRGRAALPEPPSRFSASRGHSRARGPRAARPQKPSPLAGSRTLLPEQRRHSLIGIGACAPDKESSSDWLSRYEAEAQSGVFCPGTRSWSMAEPELEPRQARPCSPLSGRRDQRGSLAEGPPAPISGGGEAIVRCHAGQPDCTSRGSWSSHRGVLSSSLAQTPRTLPPHPRHLASPPVPSTPNDWSTLLSRSLLDAHLFCSSSKERLLFFQPLHVCPQSHPPPPPPPPPNGLLRDFIA, encoded by the exons ATGACACTCAAGAGCGCTGTGCGGGCAAATGACATAAGGGACATGAAACATTTT CGCCAGGGCCGGCGACGGCGGCTGACACACGTGCTGAACGGGGTAAGCGAGTCACCAGCCCAAGGTCACGTTTGCGGGAGGGAGGCTAGGCGTCTCGGAGGCGGGCAGCAGCCGTCTCAGGGCTGTGGGACCCTCGGAGCCGCCCGCCCCGGCCCTCCTCTCGCCCTCCGCTCGCGCGCGGGGTCCGGACGCCGTGGCCGCGCCGCCTTACCCGAGCCCCCTTCTCGATTCTCCGCCTCGCGGGGCCACAGCAGAGCGCGGGGACCCCGGGCCGCTCGGCCACAGAAGCCCAGCCCACTCGCCGGCTCTAGGACGCTGTTGCCCGAGCAACGGCGACACTCGTTGATTGGAATAGGAGCCTGCGCACCCGACAAGGAGAGCAGCTCCGATTGGCTAAGCCG ATACGAAGCCGAGGCTCAGAGCGGGGTCTTCTGTCCCGGGACACGCAGCTGGTCTATGGCAGAACCGGAGTTAGAACCAAGGCAGGCCAGGCCCTGCTCTCCGTTGTCGGGGAGAAGGGACCAGAGGGGCAGCCTTGCTGAGGGGCCCCCTGCACCCATTTCTGGCGGCGGCGAAGCGATCGTCCGCTGTCACGCTGGGCAACCTGACTGCACATCGCGGGGAAGCTGGTCTTCTCACCGAGGGGTACTGTCATCTTCTCTTGCTCAGACCCCCcgcaccctccctccccatccccggCACCTGGCCTCACCTCCAGTCCCCTCGACTCCAAACGACTGGAGCACACTGTTGTCTCGCAGCCTCTTAGACGCCCATCTCTTCTGCTCTTCTTCCAAAGAGAGGCTGCTCTTCTTCCAGCCTCTCCACGTCTGCCCTcaatcccacccacccccacccccacccccaccccccaatggCCTTCTCAGAGACTTCATTGCTTAG